One Luteibacter aegosomaticola genomic window carries:
- a CDS encoding LysR family transcriptional regulator, protein MLSEDELALLEAIRETGSLSRAAARLGKAPSTLSHAARQLEDRFDALLFDRRRYRLQLTPAGQLLADEAARLMQDVSRLTQRVKQVAGGWEDRLWIVTDELLEPELLFPSIKAFDALDSGVRLRLTHEVLGGTWEALRDGRANLVVGATNEPPAIPKLRWHELGVMEWVFAVSPRHPLAKAKEPLEADTVTKHRAIVVADSSRGASRGYGTVGGQPTLAVPSMRAKILAQREGLGVGWVPKARAKALLDSGELVEKRMADPREPNTLYVAWRGDSEGRALAWWIDQFRQPRLAKRLIQGMPVQA, encoded by the coding sequence ATGTTGTCGGAAGACGAACTGGCGCTCCTCGAGGCGATCCGTGAAACCGGTAGCCTCTCCCGCGCGGCTGCCCGGCTGGGCAAGGCCCCGTCCACACTCTCGCATGCCGCCCGGCAGCTCGAAGACCGCTTCGATGCCCTGCTCTTCGACCGGCGGCGTTACCGTCTGCAACTCACGCCAGCCGGCCAGCTGCTGGCCGACGAAGCCGCGCGGCTCATGCAGGATGTCTCGCGCCTCACCCAACGGGTGAAGCAGGTCGCGGGAGGCTGGGAAGACCGCCTCTGGATCGTCACCGACGAGCTGCTCGAGCCGGAGCTGCTCTTCCCGTCGATCAAGGCCTTCGATGCCCTCGATTCCGGCGTACGCCTGCGCCTGACCCATGAAGTGCTTGGCGGCACCTGGGAGGCCTTGCGCGATGGGCGGGCCAACCTCGTCGTCGGCGCCACCAACGAGCCGCCGGCGATCCCCAAGCTGCGCTGGCACGAACTGGGCGTGATGGAGTGGGTCTTCGCCGTCTCGCCCCGCCACCCGCTGGCCAAGGCCAAAGAGCCGCTGGAGGCCGACACGGTGACGAAGCATCGCGCCATCGTCGTGGCGGATTCGTCCCGCGGCGCATCGCGGGGTTACGGCACCGTTGGCGGCCAGCCGACGCTAGCCGTACCGTCCATGCGCGCGAAGATCCTCGCTCAGCGCGAAGGGCTCGGCGTAGGCTGGGTACCCAAGGCGCGAGCGAAGGCCCTGCTCGACAGCGGCGAGCTGGTCGAAAAGCGCATGGCCGACCCGCGCGAACCGAACACCTTGTACGTCGCATGGCGCGGCGATAGCGAAGGCCGCGCCCTCGCCTGGTGGATCGACCAGTTCCGCCAGCCCCGCCTCGCCAAACGCCTGATCCAGGGCATGCCGGTACAAGCCTGA
- a CDS encoding alginate export family protein, translating into MSRRRVAFALSLALAAPVIAQDVAEEKASTNEGVQKTPGRPVVLPNRWQEDWGVLANGAVPRKAGDALKYLPIGPGGDHYLTFGATLRDRVESNNASAFGIGRSDDTYLLQRLQVHAGLRLGEPWLAFVQLEDARPFAKSSWGPTDRNHADVRLAFLAWQGEAWGGTVKVRAGRQDFALDLQRFVSLRDGPNVRQSFDALWANFERGPWRIIGFVSHPVQYRDDRAFDDISNASERFHMLRVERHVLGINELSYYHAWYDSDGASFLDARGNERRRVDDVRFAGAKDSLDWDLEAMRQGGRVGEDSIHAWAAGTRVGWTLQGVGWTPRLGLQADTASGDHRAGDGRLGTFNPLFPNGYYFSLAGYTGYSNLVHIKPSVTLKPSPSVTLLGAVGLQWRRTTSDAIYVQPVNALPGTAGTGGKWTGMYGQLRLDWKWRPGIAFAIEADHYKVGRTIRDAGGSDGNYGSVQVTLAW; encoded by the coding sequence ATGAGTCGCCGCCGTGTGGCGTTCGCGCTGAGCCTGGCCCTCGCGGCACCTGTCATCGCGCAGGATGTCGCGGAGGAGAAGGCTTCCACCAATGAAGGTGTGCAGAAGACGCCAGGTCGCCCCGTCGTGTTGCCGAACCGCTGGCAGGAGGACTGGGGCGTGCTGGCGAACGGCGCGGTCCCGCGTAAGGCGGGTGATGCGCTGAAGTACCTGCCGATAGGGCCCGGCGGGGACCACTACCTCACCTTTGGCGCCACGCTACGCGACCGCGTGGAAAGCAATAACGCCTCCGCGTTCGGCATCGGCCGTAGCGACGATACCTACCTGCTGCAGCGCCTGCAGGTCCATGCGGGGTTGCGCCTGGGCGAGCCCTGGCTTGCCTTCGTGCAGCTCGAGGACGCGCGGCCTTTTGCGAAATCCAGCTGGGGCCCGACCGACCGCAACCATGCGGACGTACGCCTGGCGTTTCTTGCCTGGCAAGGCGAGGCCTGGGGCGGCACGGTGAAAGTGCGTGCGGGCCGCCAGGATTTCGCGCTCGATCTCCAGCGCTTTGTGTCGTTGCGCGATGGGCCCAACGTGCGCCAGTCGTTCGATGCGCTTTGGGCGAACTTCGAGCGTGGGCCGTGGCGCATCATCGGCTTCGTCAGCCACCCCGTGCAGTACCGGGATGATCGCGCCTTCGACGACATCTCGAACGCGAGCGAGCGCTTCCACATGCTTCGTGTCGAGCGCCACGTGCTGGGCATCAACGAACTCTCTTACTACCACGCGTGGTACGACAGTGATGGCGCCAGCTTCCTCGATGCGCGCGGCAACGAGCGGCGCCGCGTCGATGATGTGCGCTTCGCAGGCGCGAAGGATTCATTGGACTGGGATCTGGAGGCCATGCGCCAGGGCGGCCGCGTAGGCGAAGACAGTATCCACGCGTGGGCGGCGGGCACGCGTGTGGGCTGGACCCTGCAGGGCGTGGGTTGGACGCCGCGGCTTGGCCTGCAGGCTGATACCGCGTCGGGCGATCACCGCGCGGGTGATGGCCGCCTGGGCACGTTCAATCCGTTGTTCCCGAACGGGTACTACTTTTCCCTGGCGGGCTATACGGGCTACAGCAACCTGGTGCACATCAAGCCGAGCGTGACGCTGAAGCCGTCGCCCTCGGTGACCCTGCTGGGCGCGGTCGGCCTGCAATGGCGGCGCACCACCAGCGATGCCATCTACGTGCAACCGGTGAATGCGCTACCCGGTACGGCAGGCACCGGCGGCAAGTGGACCGGCATGTACGGCCAGCTCCGGCTGGACTGGAAGTGGCGGCCGGGGATCGCCTTCGCGATCGAGGCCGATCACTACAAGGTTGGCCGCACGATCCGTGACGCCGGCGGCAGCGATGGCAACTACGGCAGCGTCCAGGTGACGTTGGCCTGGTGA
- a CDS encoding glyoxalase → MHKQIFFASLVLAFAPAAFAATQDFSVGPQYDTTHVYVAPQDVDAFVTSFATTFGGQSTKQVVVTVTPTPSSTSSQLVQTPAGTISVFGFRTPVPYPFGLERTGYLVTDLDNAVKAANAAGAATQVAPFNDPIGRDAVVTWPGGVNMQLYWHTKKPDYKPLEYVPENRIYLPAQSADAFVKAWVSFAHGKVVSDDRAAPGVEIGRKDGTYRRIRITSGYGNATVLVTDGHLDWPYGTELTGYAVGDLDATLGRARSTGAKVVVDAHAEGERRSAVVQFPGGYVAEVHSAAK, encoded by the coding sequence ATGCACAAGCAGATCTTCTTCGCTTCCCTCGTGCTGGCTTTCGCGCCAGCCGCCTTCGCGGCCACGCAGGATTTCTCGGTCGGCCCGCAGTACGACACCACCCACGTCTACGTGGCGCCGCAGGACGTCGATGCCTTCGTGACCAGCTTCGCCACCACGTTCGGCGGCCAGTCGACCAAGCAGGTGGTCGTCACCGTGACGCCGACGCCGTCGAGCACCTCGTCGCAGCTGGTGCAGACGCCGGCCGGCACGATCTCGGTGTTCGGCTTCCGCACGCCCGTGCCGTACCCGTTTGGCCTGGAGCGCACGGGTTACCTCGTGACCGACCTGGACAACGCGGTGAAGGCTGCCAATGCGGCAGGTGCTGCGACCCAGGTGGCGCCGTTCAACGATCCGATCGGCCGTGATGCCGTTGTCACGTGGCCTGGCGGCGTGAACATGCAGCTGTACTGGCACACGAAGAAGCCGGACTACAAGCCGCTCGAGTATGTGCCGGAGAACCGCATCTACCTGCCGGCGCAGAGTGCCGATGCCTTCGTGAAAGCGTGGGTGAGCTTTGCCCACGGCAAGGTGGTGTCCGATGACCGCGCGGCGCCGGGTGTGGAAATCGGCCGGAAGGACGGCACGTACCGGCGCATCCGGATCACCTCGGGTTATGGCAACGCCACGGTGCTCGTCACCGATGGCCACCTGGATTGGCCGTACGGCACCGAGCTGACCGGCTATGCCGTGGGTGACCTCGATGCCACGCTGGGTCGGGCACGCAGCACCGGCGCCAAGGTGGTGGTGGATGCGCACGCCGAGGGCGAGCGCCGTTCGGCCGTGGTGCAGTTCCCCGGCGGCTACGTGGCGGAAGTCCACAGCGCGGCGAAATGA
- a CDS encoding MFS transporter has product MAAESGSLGDSLRPLKHATFAVLWVATVLGNTGTFMRDIASSWMVTELGGGPAAVSMIQAAGALPIFLLAIPAGVLSDILDRRRFLLAVQVFLALVSATLAFLAATHALSIPALIALTFAGGIGAALIGPTWQSIVPELVERTELKDAVALNSLGVNISRAIGPAAGGLILAGLGAAVTYSTDVCSYFLVIAALVWWKRKGGGETALPENFLGAFRAGLRYTRASSELHVVLLRAAVFFAFASAVWALLPLVARGTLQGGAGFYGVLMGAVGAGAIAGALVLPRLRARCGADALLLGASLLSALVMVVLALVPVKLVAFVALLVLGGAWIMSLTTFNGVAQGILPNWVRGRALAVYLTVFNGAMAAGSIGWGALAEATGVKIALLASAIGLVIAALVMHRVRLPKAEADLTSAHQWAEPLTVEPVANDRGPVLILVEYDVAREAQPAFLAVLERFSMERRRDGAYAWGVTQDSANPEHVVEWFMVESWAEHLRQHERLSHAGADLQSEATSFHRGDAPPRVTHLIGLPSS; this is encoded by the coding sequence CTGGGCGGTGGTCCTGCGGCGGTCTCGATGATCCAGGCGGCGGGTGCGTTGCCGATCTTCCTGCTCGCCATTCCGGCCGGCGTGCTCTCCGACATCCTGGATCGCCGTCGCTTCCTGCTGGCGGTGCAGGTGTTCCTGGCATTGGTGAGCGCGACGCTGGCTTTCCTTGCTGCCACCCACGCGCTGAGCATTCCGGCGCTGATCGCACTGACCTTCGCCGGTGGCATCGGCGCGGCGTTGATCGGCCCCACGTGGCAATCGATCGTACCCGAACTGGTCGAACGCACGGAGCTGAAGGATGCCGTCGCGCTGAACTCGCTTGGCGTGAATATCTCGCGCGCCATCGGCCCTGCGGCGGGTGGCCTCATTCTCGCCGGCCTCGGCGCGGCGGTCACGTATAGCACCGATGTGTGCAGCTACTTTCTCGTCATCGCGGCGCTGGTCTGGTGGAAGCGCAAGGGCGGCGGCGAAACGGCGTTGCCGGAGAACTTCCTGGGCGCGTTCCGTGCGGGCCTGCGGTATACGCGGGCGAGCAGCGAACTTCACGTCGTGTTGCTGCGTGCGGCAGTCTTTTTCGCCTTCGCCAGTGCGGTATGGGCGTTGCTGCCCCTGGTCGCACGCGGCACGTTGCAGGGCGGGGCAGGGTTCTACGGCGTGCTGATGGGTGCCGTGGGCGCGGGCGCGATCGCCGGTGCACTGGTGCTACCGCGCCTGCGTGCGCGTTGTGGCGCCGATGCGCTGCTGCTCGGCGCGTCGCTGCTCTCGGCACTGGTCATGGTCGTGTTGGCCCTCGTCCCGGTGAAGCTGGTGGCCTTCGTCGCGCTGCTGGTGCTGGGCGGCGCCTGGATCATGTCGTTGACCACGTTCAACGGCGTCGCCCAGGGCATCCTGCCGAACTGGGTGCGAGGCCGTGCGTTGGCGGTGTACCTCACCGTGTTCAATGGGGCGATGGCCGCCGGCAGCATCGGCTGGGGTGCGCTGGCCGAAGCTACGGGCGTGAAGATCGCGCTGCTCGCGAGCGCCATAGGCCTCGTGATCGCAGCCCTGGTGATGCATCGCGTGCGCCTGCCCAAGGCCGAGGCCGACCTTACCTCGGCGCACCAGTGGGCCGAGCCGCTCACGGTGGAGCCGGTGGCGAACGATCGTGGCCCCGTGCTGATCCTCGTCGAATACGACGTGGCACGCGAGGCGCAGCCCGCGTTCCTTGCGGTGCTGGAACGTTTCTCCATGGAACGCCGGCGCGATGGTGCCTACGCGTGGGGCGTCACGCAGGATTCCGCCAACCCTGAGCACGTGGTGGAATGGTTCATGGTGGAATCGTGGGCGGAACACCTGCGCCAGCACGAGCGTCTCTCGCATGCCGGCGCGGACCTGCAAAGCGAAGCCACGTCGTTCCACCGCGGCGATGCACCGCCGCGGGTGACTCATCTTATTGGCCTCCCTTCTTCCTGA